In a genomic window of Tissierella sp. Yu-01:
- the ftsH gene encoding ATP-dependent zinc metalloprotease FtsH — MKRFFKGMSVYLLIVILIMFGVSLFGTDVETVSEMDVSELVSNIENDNIESIIMVENVLQGKLKDGTQFTTVFPEQIIERFYIENLESLVESGAISYGAVNPPKDPWYIQFLPTLMILLVFGVFWFVFMQQSQGGGGGKVMSFGKSRARMHKEEDSKRVTFTEVAGLEEEKEELREIVDFLKNPKKYIEIGARIPTGVLLVGPPGTGKTYLSRAVAGEAGVPFFTISGSDFVEMFVGVGASRVRDLFEQAKKNAPCIIFIDEIDAVGRRRGAGLGGGHDEREQTLNQLLVEMDGFATNEGIIVMAATNRADILDPALLRPGRFDRTIYVGLPDIKGREAILHVHTKNKPLEEDVDLKVVAKRTPGFTPADLENLVNEAALLTARQNLKNIPMSLIEEASIKVMAGPEKKSKVVSEKEKRLTAYHEAGHALTSRLIPGTDPVHMVTIIPRGMAGGFTAYIPEEDRSFITKKQMEDRLVTLLGGRVAEALVLDDISTGAQNDIERATKIARSMVTHYGMNEKLGPMTYGTDEEEVFVGRDFGRTRNYSEEVAAAIDSEMRKLIDVAYQRAEKLISDNMDILERIAQSLLEKETIDAKEFEKIFLGEE, encoded by the coding sequence TTGAAACGTTTTTTCAAAGGAATGAGTGTATACTTACTAATTGTTATTTTGATAATGTTTGGTGTTAGTCTATTTGGTACTGATGTTGAAACAGTAAGTGAAATGGATGTCTCTGAATTAGTAAGTAATATCGAGAATGATAATATTGAAAGTATAATAATGGTTGAAAATGTACTACAGGGAAAATTGAAAGATGGAACTCAATTTACTACTGTTTTCCCTGAACAAATAATAGAAAGATTTTACATTGAAAATCTTGAATCCCTAGTAGAATCAGGAGCTATTTCTTATGGTGCTGTAAATCCACCAAAAGATCCATGGTATATTCAGTTCTTACCAACTTTAATGATATTGCTAGTTTTCGGAGTATTTTGGTTTGTATTTATGCAACAATCCCAAGGTGGCGGTGGCGGAAAGGTAATGTCCTTTGGTAAGAGTAGGGCTAGAATGCATAAGGAAGAAGATAGTAAGAGGGTCACCTTTACTGAAGTTGCCGGCTTAGAGGAAGAAAAAGAAGAGTTAAGAGAGATAGTTGACTTTTTAAAGAATCCTAAGAAATATATAGAAATAGGTGCAAGAATACCTACGGGAGTATTATTAGTAGGACCTCCTGGAACAGGGAAAACATACTTAAGTAGAGCTGTTGCAGGTGAGGCTGGAGTACCATTTTTTACAATATCAGGTTCTGACTTTGTGGAGATGTTTGTGGGAGTTGGAGCTAGCCGTGTTAGAGATTTATTCGAACAAGCTAAGAAAAACGCACCTTGTATTATATTTATAGATGAAATTGATGCTGTAGGTAGAAGAAGAGGCGCAGGTCTTGGCGGAGGTCATGATGAAAGAGAACAGACTCTAAATCAATTGTTAGTTGAGATGGATGGATTTGCAACTAATGAAGGGATAATTGTTATGGCTGCTACAAATAGAGCTGACATTTTAGACCCAGCATTATTGAGACCAGGTAGATTTGATAGAACAATTTATGTTGGATTGCCAGATATTAAAGGTAGAGAAGCCATATTACATGTTCATACAAAGAATAAGCCGTTGGAGGAAGATGTTGACTTGAAAGTAGTAGCAAAAAGAACACCAGGATTTACTCCAGCCGATTTAGAGAATCTGGTGAATGAAGCTGCTCTATTAACTGCAAGACAAAACTTGAAGAATATTCCAATGAGTTTAATTGAAGAGGCATCAATCAAGGTAATGGCTGGTCCGGAGAAGAAGAGCAAAGTTGTAAGTGAAAAGGAAAAAAGACTTACGGCATATCATGAAGCAGGTCACGCCTTAACTTCTAGATTGATCCCAGGAACTGATCCAGTTCATATGGTAACGATCATTCCAAGAGGTATGGCTGGTGGTTTTACCGCTTATATACCAGAAGAGGATAGAAGCTTTATAACAAAGAAACAAATGGAAGATAGACTTGTAACCTTATTAGGTGGAAGAGTTGCTGAAGCTTTAGTTCTTGATGATATAAGTACAGGAGCACAAAATGATATTGAAAGGGCTACTAAAATAGCAAGGTCGATGGTTACTCATTACGGTATGAATGAAAAGCTAGGACCAATGACCTATGGCACAGATGAAGAAGAAGTATTCGTAGGAAGAGATTTTGGAAGAACCAGAAATTACTCTGAGGAAGTTGCTGCTGCCATTGATAGTGAAATGAGAAAGCTTATTGATGTAGCATATCAAAGAGCAGAAAAGCTAATTAGTGATAATATGGATATACTTGAAAGAATAGCTCAATCTCTTCTTGAAAAAGAAACTATAGATGCTAAAGAGTTTGAAAAGATATTCTTAGGGGAAGAATAA
- the hpt gene encoding hypoxanthine phosphoribosyltransferase, translated as MESFIKEVLLSEEELQKRIKELGNEITKDYKDKDLVVIGILKGAVIFMSELVKNIGLPITIDFMAVSSYGKSSISTGEVRIIKDLDFSVEGKDLLIVEDIIDTGLTLNYLTELLKKRGANSVKICTLLDKPDRRTVGVNIDYLGFEIPDEFVVGYGLDYAEQYRNLPYVGALKEEVYNG; from the coding sequence TTGGAGAGCTTTATTAAAGAAGTGCTATTAAGTGAAGAAGAATTGCAAAAAAGAATTAAAGAGTTAGGAAATGAGATCACAAAAGATTATAAGGATAAGGATTTAGTTGTAATAGGAATATTAAAGGGAGCAGTAATCTTTATGTCTGAACTGGTAAAGAATATAGGTCTTCCTATTACTATAGATTTCATGGCTGTATCTAGTTATGGTAAATCTTCAATATCAACTGGTGAAGTTAGAATTATAAAGGATTTGGATTTTTCTGTAGAAGGTAAGGACTTATTAATAGTTGAGGATATTATAGATACTGGCTTAACTCTAAATTATTTAACAGAGTTACTTAAGAAGAGAGGAGCAAATAGTGTTAAGATTTGTACGCTATTAGATAAGCCAGATAGAAGAACTGTAGGAGTGAACATCGATTATTTAGGCTTTGAAATCCCAGATGAATTTGTAGTTGGATATGGGCTAGATTATGCAGAGCAATATAGAAATCTTCCCTATGTAGGAGCATTAAAAGAAGAAGTATACAACGGTTAA
- the tilS gene encoding tRNA lysidine(34) synthetase TilS, giving the protein MIKIVRDNIILNNLIEKDENIVIGVSGGPDSMALLYSLIELKDEFKFNIFVAHVNHGVRGDEADADQEFVKNKANELKLPFYSINVDMDGYAKEKGITSEEAGRELRYGYFRKILRDNGGGKIAVAHNKNDQAETLLFRIMRGTGIDGLKGMDFIHGDIIRPLLNVSREKIEDYILENCIESVLDKTNLLPIYSRNKVRLELLPYIQENFNPNIVDVLWRLSRSSKIDSQYLGYITEEKYNLLVKYQSKNSIILDGELFNRESLSMKLRVIRKCIDNILGSLQGISEQHVTSLVELFNINETGKQLNLPNNIIGKVSYLDFIIEKATINKKKDIEYILELGENKFSDIGVSINLSVYSNDFKVNKDKNIRVFDYDKIIGKLKIRNRKDGDKFIPYGMKGTKKLKDYFIDKKVPKDLRDEIPLLIDDENIMWIMGYATNDLYKITKETKKFLVVHYKKI; this is encoded by the coding sequence ATGATAAAAATTGTAAGAGATAACATTATCCTGAATAACTTAATTGAAAAAGATGAAAATATAGTTATAGGTGTATCTGGAGGTCCTGATTCTATGGCGTTACTTTATTCATTAATTGAGCTTAAAGATGAATTTAAGTTCAATATCTTTGTTGCTCATGTAAATCATGGTGTTAGAGGGGATGAAGCAGATGCTGATCAGGAATTTGTAAAAAATAAGGCTAATGAATTAAAGCTGCCTTTTTATTCAATCAATGTTGATATGGATGGTTATGCTAAGGAAAAGGGGATTACTTCTGAAGAGGCTGGAAGAGAATTAAGATATGGATATTTTAGAAAGATTTTAAGAGATAATGGTGGAGGAAAGATTGCTGTTGCCCACAATAAGAATGACCAGGCAGAGACCCTACTTTTTAGAATAATGAGGGGAACTGGTATTGACGGTTTGAAGGGAATGGACTTTATACATGGTGACATTATCAGACCACTTTTAAATGTTTCTAGAGAAAAAATAGAAGATTACATATTAGAAAATTGTATAGAATCGGTTTTAGATAAGACTAATCTATTGCCAATTTACAGTAGAAACAAGGTAAGACTTGAGTTATTGCCCTATATACAAGAAAATTTTAATCCCAATATAGTAGATGTATTATGGAGATTATCACGTAGTTCTAAGATTGATAGCCAATATCTTGGGTATATAACTGAGGAAAAATATAATTTACTAGTGAAATATCAATCTAAAAATAGTATAATTCTAGATGGAGAGCTTTTTAACAGGGAAAGCCTGAGTATGAAGCTTAGAGTAATTAGAAAATGCATAGATAATATCCTAGGAAGCTTACAAGGAATTAGTGAACAGCATGTAACTTCATTAGTTGAGTTGTTTAATATAAATGAAACAGGCAAACAGCTAAATCTACCAAATAATATAATTGGCAAGGTGAGTTATCTTGATTTTATCATCGAAAAGGCTACTATAAATAAAAAAAAGGATATTGAATACATATTGGAGTTGGGTGAAAATAAATTTAGTGATATTGGGGTATCAATAAATTTATCAGTTTATTCAAATGATTTTAAAGTAAATAAGGATAAAAATATAAGAGTATTTGATTATGATAAAATAATAGGTAAATTGAAAATTAGAAATAGAAAAGATGGAGATAAATTTATTCCTTATGGTATGAAGGGAACTAAAAAATTAAAAGATTATTTTATTGATAAAAAAGTTCCGAAGGATTTAAGGGATGAGATTCCATTATTAATAGATGATGAAAACATTATGTGGATCATGGGTTATGCTACAAATGATCTATACAAGATTACAAAAGAAACTAAAAAGTTTTTAGTTGTACATTACAAAAAGATTTAG
- the spoIIE gene encoding stage II sporulation protein E — protein MARMESVISKNKLDLRIEMHTVLLIIISFLLGRVNILDRLYPFGIAFIGAYTIFKQANKGILAATILGTISAQGLGSLSYIITSLLIYVFFTRNRENSKYSLIVSSMIVAGIFTVMRLIGLNFSESLAIYDMILIVFEGILVFTMTYVFSFSFPIEELGNSEVSNEKMVCTFITMALVLSGISNMSIMGASLKNIVCIVSIISLAYSQGIYMGGITGIILGMVAYISNVEMPFIIAMLAVGGILSGLFREIGKSGAIIGFFLGNGIISYYVNGLGTSFLGYEELLVSSIIFLVFYNKIEKTIDDVFKSKSKIKKELENRKFELASRRLSHTSDLLESISKTFKNTMENDDVFSSSQIYTIVDDVKVNMCQSCKNFSNCWEKENYATYYSLFTTVGVLESEVEDKDKLISSLLEKCEDVDSLTIAIKNIYRRYKERENIITKINEQKLVLVEQLEGLSKLVDDINIDIYMNATFNEELEELLEKEIKDKRIDIKEVIYAQLPSDNIEIYVEFDSNNTIDKVDRVTRIVSNSLGYTVAPDYSLGSIEKTNRFKLIRCNRYGALTKVSEEPNSKNGISGDSYTYGEIENIAYAALSDGMGTGKKANIESMIAIEILEKMMEINADKEMTIKTINNVLRTKARDEMFTTLDISFVDLYKGKLQLIKSGACPTFIKKKDEVKVINSMSLPIGILKDVDFNIYEENIEDGDMIIMMSDGVLECSREHENPEAWMKKVIDGLDAQNPQTIADEILQIAKMSSKNNIGDDMTILVTKVWRNNN, from the coding sequence ATGGCAAGAATGGAATCTGTAATATCTAAGAACAAATTAGATCTACGAATCGAAATGCACACTGTACTTCTAATTATAATAAGCTTCTTGTTGGGAAGGGTAAATATATTAGATCGTCTATATCCTTTCGGGATAGCATTCATTGGTGCTTATACTATATTTAAACAAGCGAATAAAGGGATATTAGCAGCAACAATACTAGGGACAATTAGCGCCCAAGGCCTAGGAAGTCTTAGTTACATAATAACATCATTACTTATATATGTTTTCTTTACTAGAAATAGAGAGAACAGCAAATACTCATTAATTGTTTCTTCTATGATAGTGGCTGGTATTTTTACAGTAATGAGACTAATAGGTTTAAATTTTTCAGAGTCATTAGCTATCTATGATATGATCTTAATAGTATTTGAAGGTATCCTAGTATTTACTATGACATATGTGTTTTCCTTTAGCTTTCCGATAGAGGAACTTGGAAATTCTGAAGTTTCAAACGAAAAGATGGTTTGTACATTCATTACAATGGCTTTAGTTTTATCAGGTATAAGTAATATGAGTATAATGGGTGCATCATTAAAAAACATAGTATGTATAGTTTCTATAATAAGCTTAGCCTATAGTCAGGGTATATATATGGGTGGGATTACAGGGATCATCTTAGGTATGGTTGCTTATATATCAAATGTAGAAATGCCTTTTATAATTGCTATGCTTGCAGTAGGCGGAATTCTATCAGGATTATTTAGAGAAATAGGTAAAAGTGGAGCTATTATTGGATTTTTCTTAGGAAATGGAATAATTAGTTATTATGTAAACGGTTTAGGGACAAGTTTCTTGGGATATGAGGAATTATTGGTGTCATCTATTATATTTTTAGTCTTTTATAATAAAATAGAAAAAACTATTGATGATGTTTTTAAGTCGAAATCAAAAATCAAGAAGGAGTTAGAGAATAGAAAGTTTGAATTAGCAAGCAGAAGGCTATCACATACATCTGATCTGCTAGAGTCTATATCAAAAACATTTAAAAATACCATGGAAAATGATGATGTGTTCTCCAGCTCACAGATTTATACTATAGTAGATGATGTTAAAGTGAATATGTGTCAATCTTGTAAGAACTTTTCAAATTGCTGGGAGAAAGAAAACTACGCAACATACTATTCTCTATTTACAACAGTTGGAGTACTTGAATCTGAGGTGGAAGATAAGGATAAATTAATTAGCTCACTTCTTGAAAAATGTGAAGATGTGGATAGTTTAACCATAGCCATTAAAAATATCTACAGAAGATATAAGGAAAGAGAAAATATAATAACTAAAATAAATGAGCAAAAACTTGTGTTGGTGGAACAGCTTGAAGGTTTAAGTAAGTTGGTTGATGATATTAATATAGATATTTATATGAATGCAACATTCAATGAAGAACTGGAAGAATTACTTGAGAAGGAAATCAAAGATAAAAGAATAGATATTAAAGAGGTTATATATGCTCAACTACCTAGTGACAATATTGAGATATATGTTGAATTTGATTCTAATAATACTATTGACAAAGTTGATAGAGTTACAAGAATTGTCTCAAATTCTCTGGGCTATACTGTAGCTCCTGATTATAGCCTTGGATCCATTGAAAAGACCAACAGATTTAAGCTCATAAGATGTAATAGATATGGTGCATTAACTAAAGTGAGTGAAGAACCAAATTCAAAGAATGGCATATCAGGTGATAGCTATACTTATGGTGAAATTGAAAATATCGCTTATGCAGCATTAAGCGATGGAATGGGAACAGGTAAAAAAGCAAATATTGAAAGTATGATAGCAATAGAAATTCTTGAGAAGATGATGGAAATTAATGCAGATAAGGAAATGACAATAAAGACCATAAATAACGTACTAAGAACAAAAGCAAGAGATGAAATGTTTACTACTTTGGATATATCATTTGTTGATCTTTATAAAGGGAAACTTCAGCTTATAAAATCTGGGGCATGTCCTACTTTTATAAAGAAGAAAGATGAGGTTAAGGTTATTAATTCCATGTCATTACCTATTGGTATATTGAAAGATGTTGATTTCAATATATATGAAGAAAATATAGAAGATGGGGACATGATAATAATGATGTCAGATGGTGTTTTAGAATGTAGTCGTGAACATGAAAATCCTGAAGCTTGGATGAAGAAGGTAATAGATGGACTAGATGCACAAAATCCACAAACAATAGCCGATGAAATTTTGCAAATAGCAAAGATGTCAAGCAAAAATAACATAGGAGATGATATGACAATACTTGTAACAAAGGTATGGAGGAATAATAATTAA
- a CDS encoding S1 RNA-binding domain-containing protein, with protein sequence MPVSVGEIVEGTVTGITNFGAFIQLPEGKSGLVHISEISHDYVEKVADYLKKDQKVKVKVLSVSKEGKISLSIRQAKPKTNKPAEIEWNKPDDKQKLMSFEDKLNIFLKDSNERMNQIKTRDSRKNSGIRGKKASNMDL encoded by the coding sequence ATGCCCGTATCTGTTGGAGAAATAGTTGAAGGCACTGTAACTGGTATTACTAATTTTGGTGCTTTTATTCAACTGCCTGAAGGAAAAAGCGGTCTTGTGCATATTTCTGAGATATCTCATGATTATGTTGAGAAGGTTGCAGATTATTTAAAGAAGGATCAAAAGGTTAAAGTAAAGGTGCTTTCGGTTTCTAAGGAAGGAAAAATTAGTCTTTCAATCAGACAGGCCAAGCCTAAAACTAATAAGCCCGCTGAAATTGAGTGGAATAAACCAGATGATAAGCAAAAACTTATGTCCTTTGAAGATAAGTTAAATATCTTTTTAAAGGATAGCAATGAAAGAATGAATCAAATAAAAACTCGAGATTCTAGAAAGAACAGTGGAATTAGAGGAAAAAAAGCAAGTAATATGGACTTATAA
- a CDS encoding septum formation initiator family protein has product MVKKKKTKAKFRLIHFIILFLLVYVVIVFNHQRKLLNNLDSKKEINEAKIEELEKEIEDLNEEIENSGTLEFVEKVAREELGMVKPREIIYIDVNKPKDPIFNIFKKDN; this is encoded by the coding sequence ATGGTAAAGAAGAAAAAAACAAAAGCTAAATTTAGATTAATTCATTTTATTATCCTATTCCTGCTAGTATACGTTGTAATAGTTTTCAACCATCAAAGAAAGTTACTTAACAATCTTGATTCTAAGAAAGAGATAAACGAGGCTAAGATTGAAGAATTGGAAAAGGAAATAGAAGATCTAAATGAAGAAATTGAAAATAGCGGAACACTTGAGTTTGTTGAAAAAGTAGCTAGAGAAGAATTAGGTATGGTAAAACCAAGAGAGATTATCTATATTGATGTAAATAAACCCAAAGACCCTATATTTAACATATTTAAGAAGGATAACTAA
- the yabQ gene encoding spore cortex biosynthesis protein YabQ, translating into MEIDVMGDLIGFGVSVLSGFFIGVLFDLYRTFRYFSKPRGILSYIEDFLFWVIIGIMFFVLLVSTTDGMLRGFIFIGSFCGGMLYLLILSKRFLSIFIFIFELILEAINEIIRVVKMPFVNSLKMVKRPFSKIILMIKLYFKEMSRYRKMISKKK; encoded by the coding sequence ATGGAAATAGATGTAATGGGTGATTTAATAGGGTTTGGTGTTTCGGTATTAAGTGGCTTTTTTATAGGAGTCCTCTTTGATTTGTATAGAACTTTTAGGTACTTTTCTAAGCCTAGAGGCATACTATCTTATATAGAGGATTTCCTGTTTTGGGTTATTATAGGTATTATGTTCTTCGTTTTATTAGTTTCGACTACAGATGGGATGCTAAGGGGGTTTATCTTTATTGGCAGTTTTTGTGGTGGAATGCTTTATTTGCTTATATTATCAAAGAGATTTTTATCGATATTTATTTTTATATTCGAGTTGATATTGGAGGCAATAAATGAGATAATAAGAGTAGTAAAAATGCCATTTGTTAACAGTCTTAAAATGGTTAAAAGACCATTTAGTAAAATCATATTGATGATAAAATTATATTTTAAAGAAATGAGTAGATATAGAAAGATGATATCTAAGAAGAAATGA
- the yabP gene encoding sporulation protein YabP codes for MSENRINAKAQNILIEDRNNITISGVEQVDSFNENTIILSTIKGGLSIKGENLNVSKLNLDEGNVRISGTVNSLTYISKEGAPKNLMGKIFK; via the coding sequence GTGTCTGAAAATAGAATCAATGCTAAAGCTCAGAACATTTTAATAGAGGATAGAAATAACATTACAATTTCAGGAGTGGAACAAGTAGATAGCTTTAACGAGAATACTATTATATTGTCAACTATTAAAGGAGGATTAAGCATTAAAGGAGAGAACCTTAATGTAAGTAAGTTAAATCTAGATGAAGGTAATGTTAGGATATCAGGAACGGTAAATAGCCTAACATATATAAGCAAGGAGGGAGCTCCTAAAAACTTAATGGGTAAAATATTTAAATAG
- a CDS encoding RNA-binding S4 domain-containing protein: MRIDKFLKNARIIKRRTIAKEACEQGKVLINEKPAKPGDEVSVGDTIQINFGSGSMKVKVLDIKDNPGKDAATTLYENID; encoded by the coding sequence ATGAGAATTGATAAGTTTTTGAAAAATGCTAGAATTATAAAAAGAAGGACTATAGCAAAGGAAGCTTGTGAACAAGGGAAAGTATTGATTAATGAAAAACCCGCTAAACCAGGTGATGAGGTTAGCGTAGGCGACACGATCCAAATTAACTTTGGTAGTGGTTCTATGAAAGTTAAAGTACTAGATATTAAAGACAATCCGGGTAAGGATGCAGCTACAACTTTATATGAAAATATTGATTAA
- a CDS encoding HU family DNA-binding protein produces the protein MNKAELIASIAEKANLTKKDAEAALNGFMKSVEETLAGGEKVQLVGFGTFEVRERKAREGRNPRNPEEVIKIPASKAPVFKAGKALKETVNK, from the coding sequence ATGAACAAAGCTGAATTAATAGCAAGCATAGCAGAAAAGGCGAACTTAACTAAGAAAGATGCAGAAGCTGCACTAAATGGTTTCATGAAATCAGTTGAAGAAACACTAGCAGGTGGAGAAAAGGTTCAACTAGTAGGATTTGGTACATTTGAAGTTAGAGAAAGAAAAGCTAGAGAAGGTAGAAATCCTAGAAATCCAGAAGAAGTTATTAAGATTCCAGCATCAAAAGCTCCAGTATTCAAAGCTGGTAAAGCTTTAAAAGAAACAGTTAACAAATAA
- the mazG gene encoding nucleoside triphosphate pyrophosphohydrolase — MGKIYIIGLGPGDENSLTLGAINRIKSGSQNFLRTEKHPTVKYFKDNNIEYKSYDYIYDTEEDFLSVYNQIVEELKKESSTYDEINYYVPGNPMVAEKTVELLLQENLDIEIVSGMSFIEPLIEIVGRDPVNGLKIVDGAVFDSLVVDINVDMIITQVYNERILSEVKIILSEIYGDEYLIWIIHSGGVKNEEKVLEIPIFELDRTEDVGALTSIFVPKIEKKDKKIFDFNDIKGIMRLLRSNEGCPWDIEQTHESIRQSLLEEAYEVVDAIDSGDVENLIEELGDLLLQVVFHSQIAYEEGEFNPIDITSALGNKLILRHPHVFLQKNVENSEQVVYNWNKIKYESRELTTLTEKLKDLPKLPALMMSSKVQDKAAEIGFDWDDIQGPIDKVSEEFSEVLDAFKQYGIEDKRVEEELGDLLFAVVNLSRFLDVNPEVALNKTINKFIKRLEFMELRTKEMGKDLKYMTLEEMDILWNDAKKS, encoded by the coding sequence ATGGGGAAGATATATATAATTGGGCTAGGTCCAGGGGATGAGAATTCTCTTACACTTGGAGCAATAAATCGTATTAAAAGTGGCTCTCAGAACTTTTTAAGAACAGAAAAACATCCAACAGTTAAATATTTTAAGGATAATAATATTGAATATAAAAGCTATGATTATATTTACGATACAGAAGAGGACTTTTTAAGTGTTTACAATCAAATAGTAGAAGAGCTTAAGAAGGAATCTTCAACATATGATGAGATAAATTATTATGTTCCTGGGAATCCTATGGTTGCTGAGAAAACAGTTGAACTATTGTTACAAGAGAATCTAGATATAGAAATTGTATCAGGTATGAGCTTTATTGAACCGCTTATTGAAATTGTAGGAAGAGATCCTGTAAATGGACTTAAAATAGTTGATGGAGCTGTTTTTGATAGTTTAGTTGTGGATATAAATGTAGACATGATAATAACACAAGTTTATAATGAAAGAATATTGAGCGAGGTTAAAATCATATTATCTGAAATCTACGGAGATGAATATCTAATTTGGATAATACATAGTGGAGGGGTTAAAAATGAAGAGAAAGTGTTGGAAATTCCTATCTTTGAGCTTGATAGAACAGAAGATGTTGGAGCACTAACAAGCATTTTTGTCCCAAAAATAGAAAAAAAAGATAAAAAAATATTTGATTTTAACGATATAAAGGGTATAATGAGGTTATTAAGGAGTAATGAGGGGTGTCCTTGGGATATAGAACAAACCCATGAGTCCATAAGACAGTCTCTACTTGAGGAAGCCTATGAAGTAGTCGATGCTATAGATAGTGGAGATGTTGAAAATCTTATTGAAGAGTTGGGAGATTTGCTATTACAAGTAGTCTTCCATAGTCAAATAGCCTATGAGGAGGGTGAGTTTAATCCTATAGATATTACATCAGCCTTAGGGAATAAGTTAATTTTGCGTCATCCACACGTTTTTTTACAAAAAAATGTGGAAAATTCAGAGCAAGTAGTATATAATTGGAATAAGATTAAGTATGAAAGCCGAGAGTTGACAACTCTCACAGAAAAACTTAAGGATTTACCAAAGTTACCGGCTCTAATGATGAGCTCTAAAGTTCAAGACAAAGCTGCTGAAATTGGCTTTGACTGGGATGATATCCAGGGACCTATAGACAAGGTATCTGAAGAGTTCAGTGAGGTTTTAGATGCTTTTAAACAGTATGGGATAGAAGATAAACGTGTAGAAGAGGAATTGGGAGATTTATTATTTGCTGTGGTTAATCTTTCAAGATTTCTAGATGTCAACCCAGAGGTAGCGTTAAATAAGACCATTAATAAGTTTATTAAAAGATTAGAGTTTATGGAACTTAGAACCAAAGAAATGGGTAAAGATTTAAAGTATATGACACTAGAAGAGATGGATATTCTCTGGAATGATGCAAAAAAATCTTAA